A genomic segment from Triticum dicoccoides isolate Atlit2015 ecotype Zavitan chromosome 1A, WEW_v2.0, whole genome shotgun sequence encodes:
- the LOC119289919 gene encoding probable protein phosphatase 2C 71, whose translation MAELPLAGGLLDLRPGGKLSPKPPPPLPMPCRRSPPRSQVAAAVASPCRAVPELHSTTELADGSVVFHFAHPPVKDHPEPKASGPDPGHADASASPRPELRVEEPNPHTAADAGEISLASSEAPEQAVSSGVGVEAEAGLASGRAVLPADCQLDTDGSGGELGASEESEAVEADTTAPAGLEEVDADAGASSEGSVTQDSHTGVDAECSSDDQEATESGITIPPAAGEVHNKVDREKNTSEVKSSDRTVPVASSTLLLTSGAAILPHPSKAATGGEDAYFIEHNGWFGVADGVGQWSFEGINAGLYARELMDGCKKVIAESEGGSELSPEQVLSKAAAEARSPGSSTVLVAHFDGQLLHVSNIGDSGFLVIRNGEVHAKSKPMVYGFNFPHQIEKGVDPLTLVENYTIDIEEGDVIIAATDGLFDNVYEQESAAMISKSLQADLKPAEMAEHLAARAHEVGRSGARRSPFSDSAVAAGYLGFSGGKLDDTAVVVSIVRRSEA comes from the exons ATGGCGGAGCTGCCGCTGGCGGGGGGCTTGCTGGACCTGCGCCCCGGTGGCAAGCTCTCCCCGAAGCCCCCGCCCCCGCTGCCCATGCCCTGCCGCCGGAGCCCGCCGCGCTCCCAGGTCGCCGCGGCCGTGGCATCGCCTTGCCGCGCCGTCCCCGAGCTCCACTCCACCACCG AGCTGGCGGACGGAAGCGTCGTGTTCCACTTCGCGCACCCGCCTGTGAAAGACCACCCGGAGCCCAAGGCGTCCGGCCCCGACCCTGGGCACGCGGATGCCTCGGCCTCGCCGCGCCCGGAGCTGCGCGTCGAGGAGCCGAATCCACACACGGCAGCTGACGCCGGTGAGATTTCGCTGGCCTCGTCGGAGGCGCCCGAACAGGCCGTCAGCTCCGGTGTCGGTGTTGAAGCGGAGGCCGGGTTGGCTAGTGGAAGGGCAGTTCTCCCGGCCGACTGCCAGCTCGATACTGACGGCAGCGGAGGTGAGCTTGGTGCCTCGGAGGAGAGTGAGGCTGTGGAGGCGGACACGACGGCGCCTGCTGGTTTGGAGGAGGTGgatgcggatgcgggagcttcgtcgGAAGGCTCTGTCACTCAGGATTCCCACACTGGCGTGGATGCAGAGTGTAGCAGCGACGACCAAGAGGCCACGGAATCCGGAATTACCATCCCACCAGCAGCG GGAGAAGTTCACAACAAGGTGGATCGGGAAAAGAACACTTCAGAAGTGAAGAGTTCTGATAG gacggTTCCAGTAGCCTCATCGACGCTTTTGTTGACATCGGGTGCTGCAATCTTGCCTCATCCTTCGAAG GCAGCGACAGGCGGAGAAGATGCTTATTTTATTGAACACAATGGTTGGTTTGGTGTGGCAGATGGAGTTGGTCAGTGGTCATTTGAAG GAATCAACGCAGGACTTTATGCAAGAGAGCTTATGGATGGCTGTAAAAAAGTAATAGCGGAAAGTGAAGGAGGCTCTGAGCTTTCACCCGAGCAAGTTCTCTCCAAGGCTGCAGCAGAAGCAAGGTCTCCTGGTTCTTCGACTGTCTTAGTTGCTCACTTTGATGGCCAG CTTCTTCATGTATCAAATATTGGAGACTCGGGGTTTCTGGTGATAAGGAATGGAGAAGTACATGCGAAATCAAAACCAATGGTTTATGGCTTCAATTTTCCACATCAAATCGAGAAAGGGGTTGATCCCTTAACCCTTGTAGAG AATTATACCATTGACATAGAGGAAGGTGATGTCATTATAGCAGCCACCGATGGCCTCTTCGACAACGTCTACGAACAAGAATCGGCAGCCATGATCTCGAAATCTTTGCAGGCAGATCTAAAACCAGCG GAGATGGCCGAGCACCTTGCTGCCAGGGCACATGAGGTAGGGAGGTCTGGAGCACGGAGAAGCCCATTTTCAGACTCTGCTGTCGCGGCGGGTTACCTAGGTTTCAGCGGGGGGAAACTGGACGACACAGCCGTCGTTGTGTCGATCGTCCGGAGATCCGAAGCTTAA
- the LOC119289930 gene encoding uncharacterized protein LOC119289930, translating to MLPALRPRLRLPLAHLCRRLSSSSSASGEGAPPVAPTDAAAKAREAHAARMEAYKKVQEFDWSSGADWKTAANILFTVPPKRKEFGLDFHLVQLFFVCMPSLAVYLVAQHARSEIKRMEAEAEVKRKKIEEVEKQKQLEADSVKEDADSKLATVLVRLDTLEGVVKEIAEDKMRSPAHTKEESLNKGETSSPDKASASKSDGSDSQLASVKIKDIKDATNAPPDADTAGH from the exons ATGCTTCCGGCGCTGAGACCTCGcctccgcctccccctcgcccaccTCTGCCGCCGCCTCTCCTCGTCCTCGTCCGCTTCCGGCGAGGGAGCTCCCCCCGTCGCCCCCACGGACGCCGCGGCGAAGGCGCGGGAGGCGCATGCGGCGCGGATGGAGGCGTACAAGAAAGTGCAGGAGTTCGACTGGTCCAGCGGCGCTGATTGGAAGACGGCCGCCAACATCCTCTTCACGGTGCCCCCCAAGCGCAAGGAGTTCGG GCTCGACTTCCACCTTGTACAGCTCTTCTTTGTTTGCATGCCCTCACTAG CTGTCTATTTGGTAGCCCAGCATGCGCGAAGTGAGATCAAAAGGATGGAAGCG GAAGCAGaagtaaaaaggaaaaaaatcGAGGAAGTAGAGAAACAGAAACAACTTGAAGCCGACTCTGTTAAGGAGGATGCCGATTCGAAGCTGGCAACGGTTTTAGTCAGGTTAGATACATTAGAGGGTGTCGTTAAGGAAATTGCAGAGGACAAAATGAGAAGCCCTGCCCATACGAAAGAGGAATCTCTGAACAAAGGTGAGACATCATCTCCTGATAAGGCCTCTGCTTCAAAAAGCGATGGAAGTGATAGTCAGCTAGCGTCAGTCAAGATTAAGGACATCAAGGATGCTACTAATGCTCCGCCAGATGCTGACACAGCAGGACACTAA